The Methylococcus sp. Mc7 genomic sequence TCGAACCAGCTCATGTGGCGCAGGGTTTTCCCGGCTTTGGCTATGGCCGTGCGGATCGCATCGTCGGTGCTGACTGTGGACGAACCGACGATTTCGATGACCTTGTAGACGTGATCGGGCATGGCTGTTCTCCAACGGAAGGTAGCTGAAAGGGCGGCGCGGCGGCCGGACCCCCGGTTTTCGCCGGTATTCTTATATCACACATCGGTGCGATGGGCGTTGATCGAACAGTCAGCGTTGGGGTTCGCCATGAACCAGGAGTTCGCGCACCCGTAGGCGGATGTTCGCTGCGATCTCGTCGGTGGGAAGATCGTTCGCGTCGTCGCCGAACGGATTCTCGATTTCCTCGGCGATCAGTTCGAGGCTGGCCAGCACATAGAAAACCAGGGTCGTGATCAAAGCCGTCCAATAATGGAAGTCCGGCACGAAGCAGAAAGGCATGGAAACGATGTAGAGGAAGATGAATTTCTTCAGGAACAGGCTGTAGGAGTACGGAATGGGCGTCTTCTGGATCCGCTCGCAGCCGCCGCAGATTTCGGCGAATGCGCTCAAGTCGGGATTGAGGCAGAGCAGCTTGTCGCCGGAGAGTTCGCCTTTGCCGTTCAGCCGGGTCGTCTCCGCGAACAGCCGGGCCGCGATGCGATTGGGGCGGTGTTCCGTCGTGGCGGCGACCCGGAGGTGCCGTGTCAGGCTGTCCGCATACGCGCCGATGAGTTCGGCGAGCAGCGGCCGGGAGGGGTGGCCGTCCGGCAGATAGGCATCCAGCTTGAGCGCCAGATTGCGCGAAGCATTGGTCAGGCTGCCCCAAAGCCGCCGGCCTTCCCACCAGCGCTCGTAGGCGGTGTTCGTTCTGAACACCAGCAGCATCGAAATGACGAAGCCCAGCAGGGCATGCAGCGCGGTGGTGCTCTTGAGCTGATTCGGGAGGAGGTGCTGGTCCGCGTAGGCGATGCCGGCGGAGAACAGCGCCACGGAGAGCATGGCCGGCAGCAGGCGCCGGAACGTGTCGCTTTTGTGGAACTTGAAAATCAGTCCCCACCAGGACTTGGGGTTGTAACTGATCATCGTGGCGGCGATGCGTTTGCGGGGTGTTTGATGGTCGAACTCATTCCGGGCGGGAGGGGATTTCCTGCACCAGAACCCAAGGGGCGACGACTACGGCCCGGAACAGGGGGCGGCGCTCATTCCAGTCACGGGCCTCGGTTTCGGTCGCCCGCCCTACCCGCCCGTCTCGAATCCAGCGGGACAGGGTTTCCGCCTCGTCGGCGGCCATGACTGTGCCGACCTCGATGAGATCCAGCCCGGGAGCGACCCGGACGACGGCTCCCCGTGCGAAGTGCGGCTGCATTTCCTGCCAGGTGAGCTTGCCGGAATCGAGGTTCAGTTTTGCGTAAATCGAGGTTTCGTGTTCTGTCATCGAGGAAAGAGGATCACGGGCTGGGTGGGAAGGCCGGAGCGTACCCGTCGGTATTCGTCTCGACCCAGCGCTCGCCCTGCTCCAGGACCTCCTTTTTCCAGAAAGGGGCGCGGTGCTTGAGGGCTTCCAGAATATGGCGGCAGGCGTCGAAGGCGGTTCCGCGATGGGACGACCAGACGGCGACCAGGACGATTGGATCGGCGGGAAGCAGTTCGCCGACGCGGTGAATCACGAGGGCGTCGTCGAACGGCCAGCGGCTCCGGGCTTCGTCGACGATGTTTTGCAACTGACGCTCGGTCATGCCGGGATAGTGTTCGAGCGTCATCTTTCGGACCGACGAACCCTCGCTGTAGTCGCGCATGGTACCGACGAAGACCGCGAGTGCGCCGACGCCTGTTGCGGGGACGGACGTCCCCCGGTAGCGGGAAAGTTCGGCGAGAGGATCGAAAGCGTCACCGCGGACTTCGATCAGCATGTCAACCTCCGGTGACCGGCGGGAAAAAGGCCACTTCGTCGCCATCCCTCACCGGCGTGTCGGCGCCGGCGTATTCCATGTTCACTGCGCACAGGACATTTTCGGGCAAGGGCCTGCCCTGGCAGACGGCTTTCCAGACGTCGGCGACGCAGGCCAGGTCTTCGAAGGCGAGCTGTTCTTCGGCACGACCCATCTGTTCCCTCAGGCCGGCAAAATATCGGACGCGGATTGTCATGGTGCTGGATCGAGGCTGGTGATGCGGGGTATCAGGGAGTCCAGGGAGTGCCGGCGTCGTCGTGCCGCTCGGCCGATCGCCCGAGGCTGTCGACTACCGCGTCCAGCGCCCGGTCCAGCAACGGCCCGGTCGTTCCCGCGATCAGCCGGATAGTGTTGGTGGCGAGCCCGGAAGCCAGTTCATGCAGGCCGACCTCGCGAAGCTTCATGCCGCGCCGGTTGACGAAAACATAACGGGAAGTGAAGTGGCTCTTCAAGAGAAGCTTGGCGCGGAAGGGCGATGCCGGGCTATCGCAAAATTCGACCCAATCCCCCGCCCGGAGGTTCCTGGCCTGTTCGATGAAACTATCATCCAGGGTTGGGGAGGGCGAAGCGTCGGGTCGCGCGCCCACCACGCCTTGGATGAGAATTTCTTCGATATCGCCCAGTTCCAGCGCTGCAGCGTCCGCGCCCGGAGGAGAGCCGGGCTTCTGGCGGCTGACGAGCCAAAGTTCGACGTCGTTGAGGAACGCGTGCATTTGCACCGGATCGAATGCGATGTTCTCCAACCGATCGCGTACGGACCGGATGATTTCGGGCTCGTCTGCCCCGGCGTCCGCTTGCTGGACCATGGCGTCATGGGCGCCTGCCCAAGCGATGAGCCGATCCATGATGGAGATCGCGTCGTCCCAGTCCGCGGGTTCTTTTTCTCTGCGCAGATAGGCGATCACCAGGACGTCCTTCCAGGCATTGAGCAGCAGTGAAACCAGTGCCGGCGGAAGCGGACGCCTTTCGACGCGGGCCGTGATTTCGACCGCGGCGGCACGCTTGGCCAGGGCGAGGCGTTCCTGGCTGACCGCTGCCTGCCGCGTGCGTTCTTCCATGGCCGTGACGCCCTTGCACTCGCGTTCGACAAAAGCGGAAAAATCCTCGAGCAGCACTGCAAACAGGCGGGTATCTTCGTCGAACTCGGTAAGTATGCGGTAGACGACCTCCTCGATCTTCTTCAGCACGACCTGGTCCTTCCTATCGCCCGAATTCAGGCCCACGCCGGCCTGGGCCAGAGCATTCAAGAGCAGCCGCAGGGGATGTGTTTTCTTGGCCAGGAACGAACGCTCGATGATCGCGACTTTGACGACGGGAATCTGCAGACGGGCGATGAGGGCCTTGACCGGATCGGGAAGGTTGCGGTCTTCCAGGATGAAATCGAAGATCATCGATACCATATCGATGACGTCTTCCTCGAACTGGCCCAGGCGTCGTCGTTCGCCATCCGGAAGAAATCTGGCCAGCTGGTCGACCAGGGACTGCTTCAGCAGCGGAATCTGGGCGCCGGGATCGTATTCGTCGGACGCCAGAGCACGGCTGTTTTGCTGCAGCAGACTCAATGCGTCGACGACTTCGCCGGCATCGAAGTGTTTTCCGCCGGCTTGGGCGTTGGACTGGCTCGCCGCGGTCCCCGTCCGGCGTTTCCAGAGGCTGAGCAGGTGCAGCAGGTCGTTTAGCCGGTCTTCGTTGTCGTCTTCCGTGGAGCGGGAGCCGGGCGGGTCCTGATTCGGCGGCATTGCGGAAGTCTTCGCCTTCAGCGCGAGGGAGGCATCCGGCAGGACGCCGTGTTCGGCCAGGAGGTCGTTCATGTGCCGATAGGTCGTTCCCATCTTGCACAAAACGTGGCGGTCGAATAGCTTCAATATCAGCAGGGTCGCCCGGATGTCGACCGGCAGCCCGGCGAGCGATGCGGTGAAGGCGTGGCACAGTGCCTCGGGGGTGAACGGATGAGCTGGCAGGGAGCCGGTTTGATGGCCCTTGAGAGCGGCGAGACGGAGTTCGAGCTGCCCCAAAGTGTCCTGGAACAGGAGGTTTGTCTTCTGCGCGGCATTGGTTACGGCCAGTTCGATTTCCAGGGCATCGTTTTCCAGGAGCGTCAGACCGCGATCGGCGGGGTCGCCTGGCGCCACGGCCTGCGGCGGAGCGGACGGATTTTCGGCCGGGTTCCAGAAGCGCTCCTCGGCATCGAGCACCTCTCGCAGGCAGGACGCCAGCATGCTGGGTTTTTCCCGGCGGACCTGGCGCATGGCATCGAAATACAGCGCCTGCAATGCGCCGCTGTCGGCCTTGTCGGAAAGCTCGAACAATTCGTCGTCGATCTGGGCGAACAAGTCTTGCAGCAGTCGCCCGAAGCCAGCCTCGAAAATGGCACGAATTTGCGTTGCCAGGGGGTGGAGGTCCGGAAGACCGGCGGCCGGCTGTTCATGATCGGGGTCGGGTTGAAGTCCTGATCGCATGGGCTGGACTCGGTGGGGGAAGGAGTTCGGCTGCCGATAGTTTAGCCTACCGCTTGGCCGCTTGGCCGCTTGGCCGCCGCGACCGGGGTCACGGATAAGAACCGTTAGAATCGATATTTTATATGTGGCTGGCTGTCGAAACGGCAATGAGGGGCGCGAGAGATATGAAGGGCAACGCGAGGGGGGGCTGGGACGAGGAAAAGGTGTCGTCGCCCAATCAGGACGAGAGGCCCGAGGGCGAGACGATTTCTCTCGTCGTGATCCATGGGATCACTCTCCCGCCGGGCCAGTTCGGCGGCCCCTGGATCCGGCAGTTGTTCACCAACACACTCGACGGCGCCGTCCATCCCTTCTTCGAATCCCTCCGGAACCTGAGGGTGTCGGCACATGCGCTGATCCGGCGGGGCGGTGAAGTCGAACACTACGTTCCGCCCCATCGCCGCGCATGGCATGCCGGAGTGTCCGAGTTCCGGGGACGGAGCGCCTGCAACGACTTTTCGATTGGAATCGAACTCGAGGGAACCGACGACCTTCCTTACTTGCCGGAACAATACAGGAGCCTCGCCGGCCTCGTGATGGAACTGATGGCCCGTTATCCGGAGATCACGGAGGATCGAATCGTCGGGCACAGCGCGATTGCCCCGCAGCGGAAAACGGACCCCGGGCCCGCGTTCGACTGGGGGCGTTTCTATCACGAACTGGCGAAACTGCGGGGAGACATCCCGCCGGCGGGCTGCTGACGCCGAATCGAGCCGCGCGCGGCGGGTCACCCTTTCTGGCGGTCTGCCATCATGCGTTCGAGGATTGGCCGGAAAATGATCTCCATCGCCAGTCCCATCTTTCCTCCCGGAATCACGATCGAGTTGTGTCGTGACATGAAGGAGTTTTGCAGCATGGACAGGAGATAAGGGAAATCCACGTTGAATTTGCCCGGCTCCTTGAAACGGATGATGACGAAACTTTCATCCGGCGTGGGAATGTCCCGAGCGATGAACGGATTGGAAGTATCGACCGTCGGAACGCGCTGGAAATTGATGTCCGTCTGTGAGAACTGAGGCGTGATGACTTTGACGTAGTCGTCCATTCGGCGCAGTATCGTTTCCGTGACGTCCTCGGGTTTATAGCCGCGTTCGGCGGTATCGCGGTGGATTTTTTGAATCCATTCGAGATTGACGATGGGAACCACGCCGACGAGAAGATCGACGTATCGTCTTACATCGATGCCTTCGGTAACCACGCCTCCGTGCAAGCCCTCGTAAAACAGCAGATCCGTTCCCGCAGGCACTTCTTCCCATGGGGTGAATGTCCCCGGCTTGTAACCTCCCAGACGCTGGCTTTCCGCCTCGTTATGGACATAAAAGCGGCGGTGAGCCGTTCCCGTTTCACCGTAATGCCGAAAAACGTTTTCAAGCTCGTCCAGGATATTGGCTTCGATCGAAAAGTGGCTGAAATGCCGGCCTTCGCGTCTGGCCTTGTCGATCTGCGCGCGCATCTCCACGCGGTCATAGCGATGAAAGCTGTCGCCCTCGATGACGAGCGGCTTGAGACCGAGCCTGAAGAAAATGTGCTCGAATGCGCATTTTACGGTGGTCGTGCCCGCACCGGAGGAACCGGTGATGGCGATGATGGGGTGTTTCTTGGACATTCTTGCCTCCCGTGCTTTTCAATTATACGCGAGATCGTCTTTCGAACATTGGCCGGGGGCCTGTGATGGTATTGCGTCCAAGAGGGGGGCTATGAGGATGGTCCGGAGCTTGAGCGAAAACCGCTTCCTCGGCAGTTTCGGTGAAAGCCGCCGAGGAGTCGGAAAAACATGCCCAGCGAGCCAAGAACGAACGGCCGAAAAGGAATCCGCCCGTTCCGGATTCCGGGTTATTCCAGGTTAGCGTGTCGAGTTCTCATTTCTTCTTCGGGGATGCCTTTCTCGTGGATGATGTGAGAGATGGTGGCTTCGAGGAAGAGGAGGGTAGAGAGCTCGAAGACGGTGCCCATGGGCATGCCGACGACTTTTCCGAAGAGCTCGGGGAGCCGATGCGGAAGAGGTTGTCGGCGAGGTCGCCGAGGGAGGAGCTGTCGCGGGTGGAGATGAGGGCGATGTTGGCGCCCTGCTCCTTGGCTTTCTTGGTGAAGGCGAGCATGGTTTCGGTTTCGCCGGAACCGGAGATCACGATCAGCAAGTCGCCCTTGCGGATGCTGGGGGTGACGATTTCGCCGACGACGAAGACGTCATAGCCGCCGTGCATGAGGCGCATCGCGAAGAACCTGGCGACCAGCCCCGACCGGCGCCCCCGCGACGAAGACGCGGGAGGCCTGGTCGAGCATGGCAGTCAGTTTTGCATCATAGCCGGCATCGGTGGCAGCGAGGATGCCGGAGATTTTGTCTATGATCAGTTTCTGATGCATGCAAATTCCCGTTTAGGCGGAAGCGGCGACGACCTGTTCGTAGATTTCGCGCGCGGCATCGGCGGGGAAGCGGCGCCGTAGATGGCGGCGCCGACGACGATGATGTTGGCGCCGGTCTTGACGACCTGCTGGGCGGTGGAGGCCTTGATGCCGCCGGCGACGGAGATGCGGACGGGGAGGCCCAGCTTGGCGATGGCCTGGAGGTCGGCGAAGGGGTCTGGCCGGCGGCCTGGGCGTCGAGGCCGGTGTGGATGCCGACGATCTGGGCGCCGGCGCGGGCGGACTCACGGGCGCAGGTGGCCTTGTCGGGGACGTTGATCAGGTCGACCTGGACTTCGGCGTTGTGCTTGTTGGCGGCATTGATGACGCCCTTGATGGTGGCCAGGCCGGCGACGCCGAGGACGGTGGTGATGTCGGCGCCGGCGGCGAAGAACGGCGCGGCCTCGTACTCACCGGCGTCCATGGTCTTGAGGTCGACCAGGAGCAGCTTGTTGGGAAGCGCTTCTTGAACTCCTTCACCAGGGCGATGCCGTTGTGCTTGATGCTCGGGGTACCGATCTCGAAGATATCGACATAAGGCGCGGTGAGGCTTGCGAGCTTCAAAGTCTGCGGGATGTCCAGCGTGTCCAGTGCGAGCTGAATCAATGGTCTTGCCATGAGATCTCCTCCGATCAAAAAAGTAGAGAAAAAGTCGAGTGAAGCCTTAAGTTTTATGGGGTATTGCTAAACGCACAATTTCCCAACTGTAAAGAGTGAGGGGCCGCTGTCAATGCGGCCCCTTCCCTTTCGAGGGATCAGCCGTTGAGGCTTTTCAGGTACTTGGTGACGCCGGTTTCGCCCGTCGCCACGACGGCGGGCTTGGGCAGGTTCTTGATGTACTTGGCGACACCGGTTTCGACCGCGGCGGCCACTTCGGGCAGCGGCAGGCTCTTGAGGTACTTGGCCACGCCGGTTTCGGGGCCCGGACGGACTCCGGCAGCGCCTTGAGGTATTTGGCGACACCGGTTTCGGCGCCCGCGGCCCCGGCCGTGAGGCCCTGGGCCTGCAGGTACTTGGCGACGCCGGTGGCGCGGCGGCCGCCGGTGCCGGAGCGGCGGCCGGCGCTGCGGCGGCCGGGCGGGCGGGTGCCGGCCGGCGGCTGCTCCAGACCACGAAGCCGATCAGGGCCACGACCACGCCGCCGAACAGGTAATAATCCGAGCCGGTGTCCTGGGCGGGTTTCGCGGCGCTGGGCGCGGCTTCGGCGGGGGCCGCCACGGCGGGCTGAGCGGCCGGCGCCTGGCTGGCGGGCGCGGCCGGTGCCGCCGGGGGCTCGGCCGCCGGGGCGGCGGGGGCCGCCGCGGGCTTGCCGATCAGGCTGGGATCCTGATAGATCACCGACGGCTTGAAGTCGGGCGGATATTCAGCGGCGCCCGCGAGCGGGGCGGCCAGCAGCAGGGCTGCGAACACGGTGTAGGTCGAGAACGGTTTCTTCACGTGGTTGTCCCCATAAGTCTTGTCAGTGGGTATAAAAGCTCGGCCGGGCCGGTTTCAAGTTCAGCCCTGTCTCAAATTGCATCGCTTGCGTTCCGTTGCCGGCGCTTTCGCGTCCGCCTTTTCCGCGCCCGTTCCGCCCGCCGCGCTAGCGGACGATCGGATCGAGTTCGCCCCGGGCATACGCCAAGCTCATCTCCTCCAGGCGCCGGGGCTTGAGCTTGGCGGCCTGGCCGGCGGCGCCGAAGGCCTCGTAGCGGGCCCGGCAGATCGCGGTCATGGCGGTTTGCGCGGCCTTGTAGAGCTTGCGCGGGTCGAAGTTCTTCCTGTCTTCGGCCATGAACTTGCGCATGGCGCCATAGGAGGCGATGCGCAGATCGGTATCGATGTTGACCTTGCGGACCCCATGGCGGATGCCCTCGACGATTTCCTCGACGGCACGCCGTAGGTCTGGCCGATGTCGCCGCCGTAGTCGTTGATCATCTGCGCCCAGTCCTCGGGGACCGAGGACGAGCCGTGCATCACCAGATGGATGTTGGGAATCCGCTGGTGGATGTCCTTGACCCGATCGATCCGCAGCACCTGACCGGTGGGTTTCCGGGTGAACTTGTAGGCGCCGTGGCTGGTGCCGATGGCGATCGCCAGGGCATCGACCTGGGTCTTGCGGACGAAATCCGCCGCCTCGTCGGGATCGGTCAGCAGCATCGAGTGCGCCAGCTCGCCCGCCGCGCCGTGGCCGTCCTCCTCCCCGCCCGGCCGGTCTCCAGCGAGCCCAGGCAGCCGAGTTCGCCTTCCACCGAGACGCCGCAGGCATGCGCCATCTCGACCACCTTGCGGGTGGTCTCGACATTGTACGCATAGCTGGCCGGCGTTTTCATGTCCTCCTCGAGCGATCCGTCCATCATCACCGAACTGAAGCCGGACTGGATGGAGCGGATGCACACCGCCGGGGAGGCGCCGTGATCCTGGTGCATGCACACCGGGATGTGCGGATACATGTCGATCGCGGCCAGCACCAGATGGCGCAGGAACGGCTCGCCGGCATACGTCCTGGCGCCGGCCGAGCCCTGCAGGATCACCGGGGCGTCCACGGCCGCGGCCGCCTCCATGATGGCCTTGATCTGCTCCATGTTGTTGACGTTGAACGCCGGCAGGCCGTAGCCGTGCTCGGCGGCGTGATCCAACAGCTGACGTAGGGAGATCAATGCCATGGGATGCCCTCGGGCGCTGACGGTTAAAACAAGGCTTCGGCCTGGCCGACCACGTTGTCGACGGTGAAGCCGAAGGTCTTGAACAGCAGGCCGGCCGGCGCGGATTCGCCGAAGCGGTCCAGGCCGATAACTTTGCCATGGCTGCCGACGTATTTCCACCAGCCGTCGGTGACACCGGCCTCGATGGCGAGGCGGCGGGTCACGGCGGGCGGCAGCACGCTGTCGCGGTAGGCCGGGTCCTGGGCGTCGAACACGTTGGTGGAGGCCATGGACACCACGCGGACCTTCCTGCCCTTGGCGGTCAGGGCCTCGGCCGCCTTCACCGCCAGCTCGACCTCCGAGCCGGTGGCCAGCAGGATGGCGTCGGGGGTGCCGGCGCAGTCGACCAGGACGTAGCCGCCCTTGGCGATCGCGGCGATCTGCTCCGGCGTCCGGGGCATGTGCGGCAGGTTCTGGCGCGAGAAGATCAGGGCGGAGGGGCCGTCCTGGCGCTCGATCGCGCACTTCCAGGCCACCGCCGACTCCACCGCGTCGCACGGGCGCCAGACCTGCATGTGGGGAATCAGGCGCAGGGTGGCGGTCTGCTCGATGGGCTGGTGGGTGGGGCCGTCCTCGCCCAGGCCGATGGAGTCGGGTGTAGACGTAGATCACCGGGATCTTCATCAGGGCCGACATGCGCAGCGCATTGCGGGCGTATTCGGAGAACATCAGGAAGGTGGCGCCGTAGGGCTTGAAACCGCTGCAGGGCGATGCCGTTCATGATGGCGGACATGCCGAATTCGCGCACGCCGTAGTAGACGTAGTTGCCGTCGTGGGCCGGGGGCGTTGACGTCCTTGCAGCCGGACCACAGGGTCAGGTTGGAGCCGGCGAGGTCGGCCGAGCCGCCCATGATCTCCGGCAGCAGCGGGCCGAAGCCGTTGAGGGCGTTCTGGGAGGCCTTGCGGCTGGCGATGGTCTCGGCCTTTTCGTTCACCTGGGCCACGAAGGCGGCGGATTGCTCCGCCCAGTCCCGGGGCAGTTCGCCCGCCATGCGGCGTTCGAACTCGGCGGCCAGCTCGGGGAATTCGCGGCGGTAGTTTTCGAAGCGGTCGTTCCACTCGCCTTCGGCCTTGGCGCCGGTCTCGCGCGCGCTCCAGGCCTCGTAGATGTCGGCCGGGACTTCGAAGGCCGGATACGGCCAGCCGATGTTCTCGCGGGTGAGGGCGACTTCGTCGGTGCCGAGGGCGGCGCCGTGGCAGTCTTCCTTGCCCTGCTTGTTGGGCGAGCCCCAGCCGATGATGGTCTGGCAGCAGATCAGGGACGGCTTGTCGGTGACCGCGCGGGCGGCCTCGATGGCGGCCTGCACGGCTTCCGGATCATGGCCGTCGACCTGCGGGATCACGTGCCAGCCGTAGGCCTCGAAGCGCTTGGGGTATCGTCCATGAACCAGCCGGGCACGCCGCCGTGGCCGCGGACCTCGCCGTCGATGGAGATGTTGTTGTCGTCGTAGAAGGCGATCAGCTTGCCCAGCTTCATCGCGCCGGCCAGCGAGCAGGCCTCGTGGGAGATGCCTTCCATCAGGCAGCCGTCGCCCAGGAAGGCGTAGGTGTAGTGATCGACGATGCTGTGGCCGGGCCGGTTGAACTGGCCGGCCAGGGTGCGCTCGGCCAGGGCCATGCCGACGGCGTTGCTGATGCCCTGTCCCAGGGGACCCGTGGTGGTCTCGACGCCGGGGTGTAGCCGTATTCGGGATGGCCGGGGTCTTGGAGTGGAGCTGGCGGAAGTTCTGCAGTTCCTCGATGGGCAGATCGTAGCCGGTCAGGTGCAGCAGGGAATAGATCAGCATCGAGCCGTGGCCGTTGGACAGCACGAAGCGGTCGCGGTTGGGCCACTTCGGATTGGCCGGGTTGTGGCACAGGTAGTCGTTCCACAGCACCTCGGCAATGTCCGCCATCCCCATCGGCGCCCCGGATGGCCCGAGTTGGCCTTCTGCACCGCATCCATGCTCAAGGCTCGTATGGCGTTGGCTAACTCTCGTCGCGAAGGCATGATAGATCTCCTTTTTTATTGGGTGAAAAAAACGGAATCAGCGGGTTGATGCCGAATGCGGACGCTCTGGCGGCGACTCAAGGGTCAGCGTAGTGGGATTCGGGAGGGAACAAGACCG encodes the following:
- the ampD gene encoding 1,6-anhydro-N-acetylmuramyl-L-alanine amidase AmpD yields the protein MKGNARGGWDEEKVSSPNQDERPEGETISLVVIHGITLPPGQFGGPWIRQLFTNTLDGAVHPFFESLRNLRVSAHALIRRGGEVEHYVPPHRRAWHAGVSEFRGRSACNDFSIGIELEGTDDLPYLPEQYRSLAGLVMELMARYPEITEDRIVGHSAIAPQRKTDPGPAFDWGRFYHELAKLRGDIPPAGC
- a CDS encoding DUF1631 domain-containing protein is translated as MRSGLQPDPDHEQPAAGLPDLHPLATQIRAIFEAGFGRLLQDLFAQIDDELFELSDKADSGALQALYFDAMRQVRREKPSMLASCLREVLDAEERFWNPAENPSAPPQAVAPGDPADRGLTLLENDALEIELAVTNAAQKTNLLFQDTLGQLELRLAALKGHQTGSLPAHPFTPEALCHAFTASLAGLPVDIRATLLILKLFDRHVLCKMGTTYRHMNDLLAEHGVLPDASLALKAKTSAMPPNQDPPGSRSTEDDNEDRLNDLLHLLSLWKRRTGTAASQSNAQAGGKHFDAGEVVDALSLLQQNSRALASDEYDPGAQIPLLKQSLVDQLARFLPDGERRRLGQFEEDVIDMVSMIFDFILEDRNLPDPVKALIARLQIPVVKVAIIERSFLAKKTHPLRLLLNALAQAGVGLNSGDRKDQVVLKKIEEVVYRILTEFDEDTRLFAVLLEDFSAFVERECKGVTAMEERTRQAAVSQERLALAKRAAAVEITARVERRPLPPALVSLLLNAWKDVLVIAYLRREKEPADWDDAISIMDRLIAWAGAHDAMVQQADAGADEPEIIRSVRDRLENIAFDPVQMHAFLNDVELWLVSRQKPGSPPGADAAALELGDIEEILIQGVVGARPDASPSPTLDDSFIEQARNLRAGDWVEFCDSPASPFRAKLLLKSHFTSRYVFVNRRGMKLREVGLHELASGLATNTIRLIAGTTGPLLDRALDAVVDSLGRSAERHDDAGTPWTP
- a CDS encoding DUF2288 domain-containing protein → MTEHETSIYAKLNLDSGKLTWQEMQPHFARGAVVRVAPGLDLIEVGTVMAADEAETLSRWIRDGRVGRATETEARDWNERRPLFRAVVVAPWVLVQEIPSRPE
- a CDS encoding SIS domain-containing protein, whose product is MRLMHGGYDVFVVGEIVTPSIRKGDLLIVISGSGETETMLAFTKKAKEQGANIALISTRDSSSLGDLADNLFRIGSPSSSEKSSACPWAPSSSSLPSSSSKPPSLTSSTRKASPKKK
- the moaD gene encoding molybdopterin converting factor subunit 1; this encodes MTIRVRYFAGLREQMGRAEEQLAFEDLACVADVWKAVCQGRPLPENVLCAVNMEYAGADTPVRDGDEVAFFPPVTGG
- a CDS encoding bestrophin family protein, with protein sequence MISYNPKSWWGLIFKFHKSDTFRRLLPAMLSVALFSAGIAYADQHLLPNQLKSTTALHALLGFVISMLLVFRTNTAYERWWEGRRLWGSLTNASRNLALKLDAYLPDGHPSRPLLAELIGAYADSLTRHLRVAATTEHRPNRIAARLFAETTRLNGKGELSGDKLLCLNPDLSAFAEICGGCERIQKTPIPYSYSLFLKKFIFLYIVSMPFCFVPDFHYWTALITTLVFYVLASLELIAEEIENPFGDDANDLPTDEIAANIRLRVRELLVHGEPQR
- a CDS encoding molybdenum cofactor biosynthesis protein MoaE, which translates into the protein MLIEVRGDAFDPLAELSRYRGTSVPATGVGALAVFVGTMRDYSEGSSVRKMTLEHYPGMTERQLQNIVDEARSRWPFDDALVIHRVGELLPADPIVLVAVWSSHRGTAFDACRHILEALKHRAPFWKKEVLEQGERWVETNTDGYAPAFPPSP
- a CDS encoding transketolase C-terminal domain-containing protein, translating into MPRTPEQIAAIAKGGYVLVDCAGTPDAILLATGSEVELAVKAAEALTAKGRKVRVVSMASTNVFDAQDPAYRDSVLPPAVTRRLAIEAGVTDGWWKYVGSHGKVIGLDRFGESAPAGLLFKTFGFTVDNVVGQAEALF
- a CDS encoding dodecin, which produces MPDHVYKVIEIVGSSTVSTDDAIRTAIAKAGKTLRHMSWFEVVETRGHIVDGEVAHFQVMLKVGFRIED
- a CDS encoding phosphoribulokinase; this encodes MSKKHPIIAITGSSGAGTTTVKCAFEHIFFRLGLKPLVIEGDSFHRYDRVEMRAQIDKARREGRHFSHFSIEANILDELENVFRHYGETGTAHRRFYVHNEAESQRLGGYKPGTFTPWEEVPAGTDLLFYEGLHGGVVTEGIDVRRYVDLLVGVVPIVNLEWIQKIHRDTAERGYKPEDVTETILRRMDDYVKVITPQFSQTDINFQRVPTVDTSNPFIARDIPTPDESFVIIRFKEPGKFNVDFPYLLSMLQNSFMSRHNSIVIPGGKMGLAMEIIFRPILERMMADRQKG